In Deinococcus maricopensis DSM 21211, one genomic interval encodes:
- a CDS encoding RsmG family class I SAM-dependent methyltransferase — protein sequence MNNPSYEALVRQYAPALDLFGPAVLRDWARHEATAMKYAARLPAGAHLLDVGSGGGLPGIVIARERPDVHVTLCERRERRATFLKLAVARLGLTNADVFAGDVRDWRGQTNWVSAQAVADVDDLIGLLQGVTTDTWTLLTRRARAWYPPAHRMGYTITAAREALDDAHDLVELHLTRTGNGDPNA from the coding sequence GTGAATAACCCCAGTTACGAAGCGCTGGTTCGCCAGTACGCCCCCGCCCTCGACCTGTTCGGTCCCGCCGTGCTGCGCGACTGGGCGCGGCACGAAGCGACCGCCATGAAGTACGCCGCCCGCCTGCCCGCTGGCGCCCACCTGCTCGACGTGGGCAGCGGCGGTGGCCTGCCTGGCATCGTCATCGCGCGCGAACGCCCGGACGTGCACGTGACGCTGTGCGAGCGCCGGGAGCGCCGCGCCACGTTCCTGAAGCTCGCCGTCGCGCGGCTCGGCCTCACGAACGCGGACGTCTTCGCCGGCGACGTGCGTGACTGGCGCGGGCAGACGAACTGGGTGAGTGCGCAGGCCGTTGCGGACGTCGACGACCTGATCGGGCTGTTGCAGGGCGTGACCACTGACACGTGGACCTTACTCACCCGCCGGGCACGTGCGTGGTATCCTCCGGCTCATCGGATGGGTTACACCATCACGGCCGCCCGTGAAGCGCTCGACGACGCGCACGACCTCGTCGAGCTGCACCTGACACGCACGGGCAACGGAGACCCCAACGCGTGA
- the mnmG gene encoding tRNA uridine-5-carboxymethylaminomethyl(34) synthesis enzyme MnmG translates to MGTGVAQTTWNVLVIGGGHAGIEAAWAAAKYARTALMISNPATLGRMPCNPAVGGPGKSQIVFELTAMGGLMGRLADETAIHTRVLNASKGPAVQSLRVQNERDAYAERAQDVMLGHPNVDILRAEAADLESDGRGGWFVVSTDGRRFHARSVVIAAGTFMRGVTWYGRQSRPEGRQGEPPARFLSAPLARGGHALKRYKTGTPPRVRADAVDFEALEVIPADPQPRGFTGRPGPRAAQSPTWQTHTTPETHRLINENLHESPMYAGDIEGLGPRYCPSIEDKVVRFAHHDRHLLFVEPDGVETSEVYLQGFSSSLPPALQDQLVRTLPGFERAVIQRYAYAVEYDVVDSTELTLNLESRRLAGVYTAGQINGTSGYEEAAAQGLVAGAAAARRALGLGEEIVSRETGYIGVMLDDLSFKGSDEPYRMMTSRVEHRLLVRQDNADERMTPLAHALGLVDAEERARVQTKYGRIAEAEAQLAAQRVNGTDGTAYLRRPEFGLSDLDALGFTLPLLSAEEREALEIRVKYAGYIDRARRQLASEAKARDLALTGVDYARVPSLSQEAREKLTRAQPLTLDQASRVPGVRHSDITSLLVHLRQQGASREARTTRE, encoded by the coding sequence AGATCGTCTTTGAACTGACCGCCATGGGGGGCCTGATGGGCCGCCTGGCGGACGAGACGGCAATCCACACCCGCGTCCTGAATGCCAGCAAGGGCCCGGCCGTGCAGTCCCTGCGCGTGCAGAACGAGCGGGACGCGTACGCGGAGCGTGCGCAGGACGTGATGCTGGGCCACCCGAACGTCGACATTCTGCGCGCCGAGGCGGCGGACCTGGAAAGTGACGGGCGCGGCGGCTGGTTCGTGGTGAGCACCGACGGGCGACGCTTTCACGCGCGCAGCGTCGTAATTGCAGCAGGCACGTTTATGCGGGGCGTCACGTGGTACGGGCGGCAGTCCCGGCCTGAGGGCCGGCAGGGGGAACCGCCTGCGCGGTTCCTGAGCGCGCCGCTCGCGCGGGGTGGGCACGCCTTGAAGCGGTACAAGACGGGCACGCCGCCGCGCGTTCGCGCGGACGCGGTGGACTTCGAGGCGCTGGAGGTCATTCCGGCGGACCCGCAGCCGCGGGGGTTCACGGGCCGACCGGGTCCGCGCGCAGCGCAGTCGCCGACGTGGCAGACGCACACGACGCCCGAGACGCACCGGCTGATCAACGAGAACCTGCATGAATCACCGATGTATGCGGGCGACATTGAGGGGCTGGGGCCGCGGTACTGCCCGAGTATCGAGGACAAGGTGGTGCGGTTCGCGCACCATGACCGTCACCTGCTGTTCGTGGAGCCTGACGGCGTGGAGACAAGCGAGGTCTACCTGCAGGGCTTCTCGAGCAGCCTGCCGCCGGCGTTGCAGGACCAGCTGGTGCGGACCCTGCCGGGGTTTGAACGGGCGGTGATCCAGCGTTACGCGTACGCCGTGGAGTACGACGTGGTCGACAGCACCGAGTTGACCCTGAACCTGGAGTCCCGGAGGCTAGCGGGGGTGTATACGGCGGGGCAGATCAACGGGACCAGCGGCTATGAGGAAGCGGCCGCTCAAGGGCTGGTTGCGGGAGCGGCCGCGGCGCGCCGGGCGCTGGGCCTGGGAGAGGAAATTGTTTCACGTGAAACAGGCTATATCGGCGTGATGCTCGATGACCTGAGCTTCAAGGGCAGCGACGAGCCGTACCGTATGATGACCAGCCGGGTGGAGCACCGCCTGCTGGTGCGTCAGGACAACGCCGACGAGCGCATGACGCCGTTGGCTCACGCTCTGGGGCTGGTGGACGCCGAGGAACGCGCACGCGTGCAGACCAAGTACGGGCGGATCGCTGAAGCAGAAGCGCAGCTGGCGGCCCAGCGGGTGAACGGTACGGACGGCACGGCGTACCTGCGCCGTCCGGAGTTCGGCCTCTCCGATCTGGACGCCCTGGGGTTCACGCTGCCGCTGCTGAGTGCGGAAGAGCGCGAGGCGCTCGAAATCCGCGTGAAGTACGCCGGCTACATTGACCGCGCGCGGCGCCAGCTCGCTTCCGAGGCGAAAGCCCGCGATCTCGCGCTGACCGGCGTGGATTACGCGCGGGTCCCCTCGCTGTCGCAGGAAGCCCGCGAGAAGCTCACGCGCGCTCAGCCGCTCACGCTGGATCAGGCCAGCCGCGTGCCGGGCGTGCGCCACTCCGACATCACTTCGCTGCTGGTGCATCTGCGTCAGCAGGGCGCTTCTCGTGAGGCGAGAACAACCCGTGAATAA